A stretch of Saccharothrix texasensis DNA encodes these proteins:
- a CDS encoding CPBP family intramembrane glutamic endopeptidase gives MEEQRDQDTGRAHWGFLAFFTGLGGYHLAILVFTAATADRFAEVDVTDPPVLGPLLLLVFLPNVLLGLGPVVISWRRGEGPGKDFGLVPTLRDLKVGVAAGGAALLAAWLIGALLLRINPDRSGSLDEIEALSGGRTIWLAAAALFVFLGAPLTEELLTRGALWQALAHYRIPRTAILALTAVVFAFLHEESWRVLGLFAQGLAIGAARMITGRVASSVVAHATNNLLPAVYLYTG, from the coding sequence GTGGAGGAACAGCGGGACCAGGACACCGGACGGGCGCACTGGGGCTTCCTCGCGTTCTTCACCGGGCTCGGCGGCTACCACCTCGCCATCCTGGTCTTCACCGCCGCGACGGCCGACCGCTTCGCCGAGGTGGACGTCACCGACCCGCCGGTGCTCGGCCCGCTCCTGCTGCTGGTCTTCCTGCCCAACGTCCTGCTCGGACTCGGCCCCGTCGTCATCTCGTGGCGCCGCGGCGAAGGGCCCGGCAAGGACTTCGGCCTGGTGCCCACCCTCCGCGACCTGAAGGTGGGCGTGGCCGCCGGCGGCGCGGCGTTGTTGGCCGCGTGGCTCATCGGCGCGCTGCTGCTGCGCATCAACCCCGACCGGTCCGGGTCGCTGGACGAGATCGAAGCGCTCTCCGGCGGTCGCACGATCTGGCTGGCCGCCGCGGCGCTGTTCGTCTTCCTCGGCGCGCCGCTGACCGAGGAGCTGCTGACCAGGGGCGCGCTGTGGCAGGCGCTGGCCCACTACCGGATACCCAGGACCGCGATCCTGGCGCTGACCGCCGTCGTCTTCGCGTTCCTGCACGAGGAGAGCTGGCGCGTGCTCGGCCTGTTCGCGCAGGGGCTCGCGATCGGCGCGGCCCGCATGATCACCGGCCGGGTGGCCTCCAGCGTGGTGGCGCACGCCACCAACAACCTGCTGCCCGCCGTCTACCTCTACACCGGCTGA
- the ffh gene encoding signal recognition particle protein, whose product MFNTLSDRLTSVLQNLRGKGRLSEADIDATAREIRVALLEADVALPVVRTFIAKVKERAKGAEVSQALNPAQQVVKIVNEELVGILGGETRRLNLAKNPPTVIMLAGLQGAGKTTLAGKLARWLKAQGHTPMLVACDLQRPNAVTQLQVVGQRAGVPVFAPEPGNGVGDPVDVARKGIEEAKRAQHDVVVVDTAGRLGVDEEMMRQAVDIRAAVQPDEVLFVVDAMIGQDAVNTATAFQDGVGFTGVVLTKLDGDARGGAALSVREVTGQPILFASNGEKLEDFDVFHPDRMASRILGMGDMLTLIEQAEQAFDADQAEAAAVKMGSGQLTLEDFLEQMLALRKMGPIANLLGMLPGAGQMKDQLANLDEKHLDRVQAIIRGMTPAERDDPKIINASRRLRIANGSGVRVSDVNDLVNRFFEARKMMSQMAGRFGLPGGGKNNRKGKGKKGKKGKGRGPTPPKVRGGFPGMPGMMPGMPGMPPQGGGGPALPPGLGGFDQLPPGFDPSKLKFDK is encoded by the coding sequence GTGTTCAACACCCTTTCCGACCGGCTCACCTCGGTCCTGCAGAACCTGCGGGGCAAGGGGCGGCTGTCCGAGGCCGACATCGACGCGACCGCGCGCGAGATCCGGGTCGCGCTGCTGGAGGCCGACGTCGCGCTGCCCGTGGTGCGCACGTTCATCGCGAAGGTCAAGGAGCGCGCCAAGGGCGCCGAGGTCAGCCAGGCCCTGAACCCGGCCCAGCAGGTCGTCAAGATCGTCAACGAGGAGCTGGTCGGCATCCTCGGCGGGGAGACCCGCAGGCTCAACCTGGCGAAGAACCCGCCCACCGTGATCATGCTCGCGGGTCTGCAGGGCGCCGGTAAGACCACCCTGGCGGGCAAGCTCGCCCGGTGGCTCAAGGCGCAGGGCCACACCCCGATGCTGGTGGCCTGCGACCTCCAGCGCCCCAACGCGGTGACCCAGCTGCAGGTGGTCGGCCAGCGGGCGGGCGTGCCCGTGTTCGCCCCCGAGCCCGGCAACGGCGTGGGCGACCCGGTCGACGTGGCGCGCAAGGGCATCGAGGAGGCCAAGCGGGCGCAGCACGACGTCGTCGTGGTCGACACCGCGGGCCGCCTCGGCGTCGACGAGGAGATGATGCGCCAGGCCGTCGACATCCGCGCCGCCGTGCAGCCCGACGAGGTGCTGTTCGTGGTCGACGCGATGATCGGCCAGGACGCGGTGAACACCGCCACGGCGTTCCAGGACGGCGTCGGCTTCACCGGCGTGGTGCTCACCAAGCTCGACGGCGACGCCCGCGGTGGCGCCGCGCTCAGCGTCCGCGAGGTCACCGGCCAGCCCATCCTGTTCGCCTCGAACGGTGAGAAGCTCGAGGACTTCGACGTCTTCCACCCGGACCGGATGGCGAGCCGCATCCTGGGCATGGGCGACATGCTCACCCTCATCGAGCAGGCGGAACAGGCCTTCGACGCCGACCAGGCCGAGGCCGCCGCGGTCAAGATGGGCTCCGGCCAGCTCACGCTCGAGGACTTCCTGGAGCAGATGCTGGCCCTGCGCAAGATGGGCCCGATCGCGAACCTGCTCGGCATGCTGCCCGGCGCGGGCCAGATGAAGGACCAGCTGGCCAACCTGGACGAGAAGCACCTGGACCGGGTGCAGGCGATCATCCGGGGCATGACCCCCGCCGAGCGCGACGACCCGAAGATCATCAACGCGTCCCGCCGGCTGCGCATCGCCAACGGCTCGGGCGTCCGGGTCAGCGACGTGAACGACCTGGTCAACCGCTTCTTCGAAGCGCGCAAGATGATGAGCCAGATGGCCGGCCGCTTCGGCCTGCCGGGTGGCGGCAAGAACAACCGCAAGGGCAAGGGCAAGAAGGGGAAGAAGGGCAAGGGCCGCGGCCCCACGCCGCCGAAGGTGCGCGGCGGGTTCCCCGGCATGCCCGGCATGATGCCCGGGATGCCCGGCATGCCGCCCCAGGGCGGCGGCGGTCCCGCGCTGCCGCCGGGGCTGGGCGGCTTCGACCAGCTCCCACCCGGTTTCGACCCGTCGAAGCTGAAGTTCGACAAGTGA
- a CDS encoding CPBP family intramembrane glutamic endopeptidase yields MAVTRPDEPPPGLIASVRAVGREPEAVHAGQRWGFGAFLLVEAVFILSAVFITAVARTSGMDLGSSVSFVLIGSMVPTVLAAAVAVTITYLRGNGPFQDLRLAWDWADVKVGLKLGALGLVLTYVAAVIWSKVVGDKNATSAIGELVDGAGLPLGAAVAMFVYVCFLGPVCEEVIYRGLLWGAIERQRWSRWAAFVLTTLIFAASHLEPLRTSLLIVIALPIGIARLITRRLTASVVAHVINNFLPGLTLLLVSVGVMPA; encoded by the coding sequence ATGGCTGTGACACGACCGGATGAACCGCCCCCAGGCCTGATCGCCAGCGTCCGCGCGGTCGGGCGCGAGCCGGAAGCGGTGCACGCCGGCCAGCGGTGGGGCTTCGGCGCGTTCCTGCTCGTCGAGGCCGTCTTCATCCTGAGCGCGGTGTTCATCACGGCGGTGGCCCGCACGTCCGGCATGGACCTCGGCTCGTCGGTGAGCTTCGTGCTGATCGGCTCCATGGTGCCGACGGTGCTGGCCGCGGCGGTCGCCGTCACCATCACCTACCTGCGCGGCAACGGCCCGTTCCAGGACCTCCGGCTGGCCTGGGACTGGGCGGACGTCAAGGTCGGGCTCAAGCTCGGCGCGCTCGGCCTGGTGCTCACCTACGTGGCCGCGGTGATCTGGTCGAAGGTGGTCGGCGACAAGAACGCCACCTCGGCGATCGGCGAGCTGGTCGACGGCGCGGGGCTGCCCCTCGGCGCCGCCGTGGCGATGTTCGTCTACGTGTGCTTCCTGGGCCCGGTGTGCGAGGAGGTGATCTACCGCGGCCTGCTGTGGGGCGCGATCGAGCGGCAGCGCTGGAGCCGGTGGGCCGCGTTCGTGCTGACCACGCTGATCTTCGCGGCCAGCCACCTCGAACCGCTGCGGACGTCGTTGCTCATCGTGATCGCGCTGCCCATCGGCATCGCCCGCCTCATCACCCGCCGGCTCACCGCGAGCGTGGTGGCGCACGTGATCAACAACTTCCTGCCCGGCCTGACCCTCCTCCTCGTCTCCGTCGGGGTGATGCCCGCGTGA
- a CDS encoding amidohydrolase family protein, protein MSGLHLRGVVLPEGGDPRDVWVVNGRIRTKPVPGATTVSSGGYLVPGLVDAHCHVGLGAKGAVDLPEAVDQALADRRTGTLLIRDCGSPLDTRPLQERLDLPRIIRAGRHLARPKRYIKYLGVEIEDPADLPAAVAEQVAAGDGWVKLVGDWIDRGTGDLAPLWTEDVLTEAIKVAHENKARVTAHVFGEDALPALLNAGIDCIEHGTGLTDDTIAQMARNGTALVPTLINIENFPAIAAGADKYPAYQGHMRHLHERNAETVAKAVEAGVPVFAGTDAGGGIEHGRIVDEIKALHGVGLSATQALGAASWAAREWLGFPSLTEGAAADVVVYEDDPREDLDALRHPKLVMLRGRIHG, encoded by the coding sequence GTGAGCGGCCTGCACCTGCGGGGCGTGGTCCTCCCCGAGGGCGGCGACCCGCGGGACGTCTGGGTGGTCAACGGGCGGATCCGCACCAAGCCGGTGCCCGGCGCGACCACCGTCAGCAGCGGCGGGTACCTGGTGCCCGGCCTGGTCGACGCGCACTGCCACGTCGGCCTGGGCGCCAAGGGCGCGGTCGACCTGCCCGAGGCGGTGGACCAGGCGCTGGCCGACCGGCGGACGGGCACGCTGCTCATCCGCGACTGCGGCTCGCCGCTGGACACGCGACCGCTGCAGGAGCGCCTCGACCTGCCCCGCATCATCCGCGCGGGCAGGCACCTGGCCCGGCCCAAGCGGTACATCAAGTACCTGGGCGTGGAGATCGAGGACCCGGCCGACCTGCCTGCCGCGGTGGCCGAGCAGGTCGCCGCCGGCGACGGCTGGGTGAAGCTCGTCGGCGACTGGATCGACCGGGGGACCGGCGACCTCGCGCCCCTGTGGACCGAGGACGTGCTCACCGAGGCGATCAAGGTCGCGCACGAGAACAAGGCCAGGGTCACCGCGCACGTCTTCGGCGAGGACGCGCTGCCCGCCCTGCTCAACGCGGGCATCGACTGCATCGAGCACGGCACGGGCCTGACCGACGACACGATCGCGCAGATGGCCCGCAACGGGACCGCGCTGGTGCCCACGCTGATCAACATCGAGAACTTCCCGGCCATCGCGGCCGGCGCGGACAAGTACCCGGCCTACCAGGGCCACATGAGGCACCTGCACGAGCGCAACGCCGAGACCGTCGCGAAGGCGGTCGAGGCCGGCGTGCCGGTGTTCGCGGGCACCGACGCGGGCGGCGGCATCGAGCACGGCCGGATCGTGGACGAGATCAAGGCGCTGCACGGCGTCGGCCTGAGCGCCACGCAGGCCTTGGGCGCCGCCTCCTGGGCCGCCCGCGAGTGGCTCGGCTTCCCGTCGCTGACCGAGGGCGCCGCCGCCGACGTCGTGGTCTACGAGGACGACCCGCGCGAGGACCTCGACGCCCTGCGGCACCCGAAGCTGGTCATGCTGCGCGGCCGGATCCACGGCTGA